The following proteins are encoded in a genomic region of Acidobacteriota bacterium:
- the rph gene encoding ribonuclease PH, with the protein MTYQRPDKRDLDQIRNTKVTPNISPYAEGSALIEVGGTKVICTASVEDRVPMFMRNKGIGWVTAEYSMLPRATNTRTQRETKNGPSGRTQEIQRLIGRSLRAVVDPKLLGERQIYLDCDVIQADGGTRCASITGAYVALALACRKLVKQGIIRTSPILSEVAAVSVGIIEGTSILDLAYAEDSTADVDMNVVCTGSGKFIELQGTAEKEPFSRDQMDEMLVLAEIGVNRLFEIQRIALAA; encoded by the coding sequence ATGACATACCAAAGACCAGACAAACGAGACCTCGACCAGATACGCAATACCAAGGTCACGCCGAATATTTCGCCGTATGCCGAAGGGTCGGCATTGATCGAAGTTGGCGGGACGAAAGTGATCTGCACGGCATCGGTCGAGGACCGGGTTCCAATGTTTATGCGGAACAAGGGTATCGGTTGGGTAACGGCTGAGTATTCGATGCTGCCGCGAGCGACCAATACGCGAACGCAGCGTGAAACGAAAAACGGGCCGTCGGGACGCACTCAGGAAATTCAACGCCTGATCGGACGAAGTTTGCGTGCGGTCGTCGATCCGAAATTGCTGGGTGAGCGTCAGATCTATCTAGATTGCGACGTCATTCAGGCTGACGGCGGAACCCGCTGTGCGTCGATCACCGGTGCATATGTTGCTCTCGCGTTGGCTTGCCGAAAGCTGGTCAAACAAGGAATTATCCGTACAAGTCCGATACTCAGCGAGGTCGCAGCGGTCAGCGTAGGAATTATCGAAGGGACATCCATCCTAGATCTCGCCTATGCCGAAGATTCGACCGCTGACGTCGATATGAACGTTGTCTGTACCGGCAGCGGCAAATTTATCGAATTACAGGGAACAGCTGAAAAGGAGCCATTCTCACGCGACCAGATGGACGAAATGCTCGTTTTAGCGGAGATCGGCGTTAACAGACTATTTGAGATCCAGCGGATCGCGTTGGCGGCATAA
- a CDS encoding glycosyltransferase family 39 protein: MSRPTGKWMLVMLVILHALIVLPLAYLLNVWVDEASTLYTTSNGIVATFSNLFTNEKQAPLYFLLLSIWSSIDSSIFFARLFSVICSLLSIIVFFRLANKIWERHDALTASALFAFHPYLFWASLEIRLYSLVILLTCLLLNFFVDGFLSDENDETSSRKQTTAQVLYAVTASLSLYTNYYLGFPIVGGFAALLLLRRWRDAKKYFLWMSAVGVSILPLLYIVNLQFADRIANFQDEKSLTEGLRMVWNHFLTFALPSEIYAPEDQTTWSLVRLWIVRLTIVGSLIVLIKNKGRDIDKSVVFFAAIVVVSAIFLVFVYFQLGANHIEIRHAAIYFVAIFALVIGLMFKVVPMSYRIFAIMVLVMFYGYALLTLYPNSVKQGDWANVAAFVSANESPGQPIMVFPVFETVGMRAYYNGANQVLPNDRIFSFTADGPTGTSSRHAREIPFLISQIPADAKEFWLLTGDSCLDIEACSPLEKFVDANYTVLQEQDFYREKVRLLRKKQ; the protein is encoded by the coding sequence ATGTCGAGACCGACCGGAAAATGGATGCTTGTCATGCTCGTGATACTTCACGCGCTTATCGTGCTGCCGCTCGCGTATTTGCTCAACGTATGGGTTGACGAAGCCTCTACGCTCTATACGACTTCGAATGGCATCGTTGCCACCTTCTCTAATCTTTTCACCAACGAAAAACAGGCTCCGCTCTACTTCCTGTTGCTCAGTATATGGAGCTCGATCGACAGCTCGATATTTTTCGCCAGGCTGTTTTCGGTGATCTGCAGCCTGCTTTCGATCATTGTATTTTTCCGCTTGGCAAACAAGATATGGGAACGGCACGATGCTCTTACGGCCTCGGCCCTATTCGCATTTCACCCGTATCTTTTTTGGGCGAGCCTTGAGATCAGGCTCTATTCATTGGTCATTTTACTTACGTGTCTGCTGCTGAATTTCTTTGTCGATGGATTTTTGAGTGATGAAAACGATGAGACAAGTTCACGCAAACAAACGACCGCTCAGGTTCTTTATGCTGTAACGGCATCGCTTTCACTCTACACAAATTACTACTTGGGCTTTCCGATCGTCGGCGGATTTGCTGCGTTGCTCTTGCTGCGACGTTGGCGAGATGCAAAGAAATACTTCCTTTGGATGAGTGCCGTTGGCGTTTCGATCTTGCCGTTGTTGTATATAGTGAACTTGCAGTTTGCGGATCGAATTGCGAATTTTCAAGATGAGAAATCTCTTACCGAAGGCCTGCGAATGGTCTGGAATCACTTCCTAACATTTGCTCTTCCCAGCGAGATCTATGCTCCGGAAGATCAGACTACATGGTCACTGGTCCGACTGTGGATCGTGAGATTGACAATTGTCGGCTCGCTCATCGTTCTGATAAAAAACAAAGGTCGAGACATCGACAAATCTGTCGTTTTCTTCGCGGCCATTGTCGTAGTTTCGGCCATATTTCTGGTCTTTGTATATTTCCAACTCGGCGCGAACCACATTGAGATACGACATGCAGCGATCTATTTCGTAGCTATTTTCGCACTGGTTATCGGCCTGATGTTCAAGGTAGTGCCGATGAGTTATCGCATCTTCGCGATCATGGTGTTGGTGATGTTTTATGGTTACGCACTGCTCACACTTTATCCAAACAGCGTAAAACAGGGCGATTGGGCGAACGTCGCGGCATTTGTTTCGGCAAACGAATCGCCTGGTCAGCCGATCATGGTGTTCCCCGTTTTCGAGACTGTCGGAATGCGTGCTTACTACAACGGGGCGAATCAGGTTTTGCCCAATGACAGGATATTCTCGTTCACTGCGGACGGGCCGACAGGGACATCATCTAGACACGCTCGAGAGATACCGTTCCTGATCTCGCAAATTCCGGCCGATGCGAAAGAGTTCTGGCTCCTGACCGGCGACAGTTGTTTGGACATCGAAGCTTGTTCTCCATTGGAAAAATTTGTTGATGCGAATTACACTGTTTTGCAGGAACAAGATTTTTATCGCGAAAAGGTTCGCCTTTTGAGAAAGAAACAATGA
- the trmB gene encoding tRNA (guanosine(46)-N7)-methyltransferase TrmB: MARVRVHQHVNPLSPFYRQEPTPVDLAGVFADPTRPLHLDIGCARGRFILRMAETEPAWNFLGVEIREPLVEEGNRLAAEAGLKNLQYAFCNAMLFLGSLLSDIPDGILQMVTIQFPDPWFKKRHAKRRMVNAELIDAVVRKLASGGRLFVQTDIEFLAEEMFELIRAESRLTETPIDSNPFPVKTERERAVEDKDLPVYRAYWQKNVR; this comes from the coding sequence ATGGCCCGCGTCCGCGTTCATCAGCATGTCAATCCGCTAAGTCCCTTTTATCGGCAAGAGCCAACCCCGGTCGATCTTGCAGGCGTTTTTGCCGATCCGACGCGGCCGCTTCATCTCGATATCGGATGCGCTCGCGGGCGATTCATTTTGCGGATGGCCGAGACTGAGCCAGCGTGGAATTTCCTCGGCGTCGAGATCCGCGAACCGCTGGTCGAAGAGGGGAATCGCCTTGCCGCCGAAGCGGGTCTAAAGAACCTCCAATACGCATTTTGCAACGCGATGCTTTTCCTCGGATCATTGCTTTCAGACATTCCGGACGGCATATTGCAGATGGTTACGATCCAATTTCCCGATCCCTGGTTCAAAAAGAGGCACGCGAAGCGGCGAATGGTGAACGCTGAGCTGATCGACGCGGTCGTAAGGAAACTCGCATCCGGCGGACGCCTGTTCGTTCAGACCGATATCGAATTTTTGGCCGAAGAAATGTTCGAGTTAATTCGAGCCGAATCACGATTGACCGAGACGCCAATTGATTCGAATCCGTTTCCGGTAAAGACCGAACGTGAAAGGGCTGTCGAAGACAAGGATCTGCCTGTCTATCGAGCATATTGGCAAAAGAACGTCCGGTAG
- a CDS encoding N-acetyltransferase, translated as MARIHPTAIIEDGVTFGKGTSVWDNAHIRHGASLGDEYIVGEKSYIAYDVKIGNRVKINAMVYICAAVTIEDGVMISASTTFTNDRFPRATFPDLKSLRPSEPDEHTLPTLVREGSTIGAGCIIGNDLEIGRWAMVGMGSVVTKSVPDFHLVLGSPARSVGAVCKCGLLFHKFADGNNGEFACECGLDYSISDSFVAEKNVIAESPKMAETETELAFP; from the coding sequence ATGGCACGTATACATCCGACAGCAATAATCGAAGACGGCGTCACGTTTGGCAAAGGTACAAGCGTTTGGGACAACGCACACATCCGTCACGGTGCGAGCCTAGGCGACGAATACATCGTCGGCGAAAAGTCATACATTGCCTACGACGTTAAGATCGGCAACCGCGTAAAGATCAATGCTATGGTCTATATCTGTGCCGCGGTAACGATCGAAGACGGCGTGATGATATCGGCCTCGACGACCTTTACCAACGACCGCTTCCCACGTGCGACATTTCCCGATCTCAAATCGCTCCGCCCAAGCGAACCCGACGAACACACTCTGCCTACACTCGTCCGCGAAGGCTCGACCATCGGAGCGGGGTGCATTATCGGCAACGACCTCGAAATAGGCCGCTGGGCAATGGTCGGGATGGGGTCGGTAGTCACCAAGTCAGTCCCTGATTTTCATCTTGTCCTTGGGTCGCCGGCACGATCCGTCGGGGCAGTCTGCAAATGCGGGCTGCTGTTCCATAAATTCGCGGACGGCAACAATGGCGAGTTTGCATGCGAATGCGGACTCGACTATTCGATCAGCGACTCTTTCGTCGCTGAGAAGAATGTAATCGCAGAGTCGCCGAAGATGGCAGAGACAGAGACCGAATTGGCTTTTCCTTAA
- the fabG gene encoding 3-oxoacyl-[acyl-carrier-protein] reductase → MNEGQFEGRSAIVTGGTRGIGKAIVMELARRGANVAFNFSKSADEAEKLKAEVEVLGVKVFCAQCDVASTVAAAEFANQVNDHFGGIDYLVNNAGITRDQLVLRMKEEDWDAVIDTNLKGAWNFSKAVLRPLMRNERGGSILNISSISGVIGMLGQSNYSASKAGMIGLTKSMAKEIASRKITVNALALGLIETDMASEMNEDYRNKILAMIPLGRLGNVQEVAEIACFLLSPSAAYITGQVIQPDGGLAM, encoded by the coding sequence ATGAACGAAGGGCAATTTGAAGGAAGATCGGCGATCGTTACGGGCGGGACCCGTGGGATCGGAAAGGCAATTGTAATGGAATTGGCACGTCGCGGTGCGAATGTGGCGTTCAACTTTTCCAAGAGCGCTGATGAGGCCGAAAAGCTGAAGGCAGAGGTCGAAGTTCTGGGCGTAAAGGTATTTTGTGCTCAATGCGATGTTGCGAGTACGGTCGCTGCTGCAGAGTTCGCCAATCAGGTCAACGACCATTTTGGCGGCATTGATTATCTCGTTAATAATGCCGGAATCACCCGCGATCAATTGGTTTTGCGTATGAAGGAAGAAGATTGGGATGCCGTCATTGACACTAATCTTAAAGGCGCGTGGAACTTTTCAAAAGCGGTACTTCGGCCGTTAATGCGAAACGAGCGGGGCGGTTCGATCCTCAATATTTCATCGATCTCCGGAGTGATCGGCATGCTTGGGCAATCAAACTATTCGGCTTCGAAAGCCGGAATGATAGGCCTGACCAAATCGATGGCAAAGGAGATCGCCAGCCGTAAGATCACGGTCAATGCTCTTGCCCTCGGCCTGATCGAGACCGATATGGCGTCAGAAATGAACGAAGACTATCGCAACAAGATCCTTGCAATGATACCGCTCGGCCGTCTAGGCAACGTTCAGGAAGTCGCTGAGATCGCATGCTTCTTGCTTTCACCGTCTGCGGCCTATATAACCGGCCAGGTCATCCAGCCCGACGGTGGGCTTGCGATGTGA
- a CDS encoding rhomboid family intramembrane serine protease: MSFTYQTEDAESEISEEQDHEPVETPTPPYYTLILVGAIVVVALVQFSTGLEASIHAAGFDKRSFLDGHQYWLILTGAATHGSAAHILMNAYAFYSFGKIFEMLSNKAHLAAVFLLSAVGGGLLSLIFTPNGVSVGASGGIVGLIGYLAVYAFRRRQFITPEFRKNLLFNIGFILVFGLVLYDVIDNFGHIGGLITGAIYALFQVPTDPHADPRKAGSAAEIAGFASLAVYIASCGFAILLILHIV; the protein is encoded by the coding sequence ATGTCATTTACCTATCAAACCGAGGATGCAGAAAGTGAGATCTCCGAGGAACAAGATCACGAGCCGGTAGAGACGCCAACTCCGCCGTATTACACGTTAATTCTTGTCGGCGCGATCGTGGTCGTTGCTCTTGTCCAGTTCAGTACAGGACTCGAAGCCTCGATCCATGCGGCCGGTTTTGACAAACGTTCGTTCCTGGACGGGCATCAATATTGGTTGATCCTGACCGGAGCAGCAACACATGGAAGCGCGGCACATATTCTGATGAATGCATATGCATTCTACAGTTTCGGAAAGATATTTGAAATGCTGTCCAACAAGGCCCATCTCGCGGCAGTATTCTTGTTGTCAGCTGTCGGCGGCGGACTGTTAAGTTTAATATTCACACCAAACGGTGTATCGGTCGGAGCGTCAGGCGGAATTGTCGGTCTGATCGGATATCTGGCGGTATATGCCTTTCGCCGACGGCAGTTTATCACGCCTGAATTTCGAAAGAATTTGCTCTTCAATATTGGTTTTATTCTGGTGTTCGGGCTGGTGCTATACGACGTTATAGATAATTTTGGCCACATTGGCGGACTAATAACTGGGGCAATATATGCTTTGTTCCAAGTTCCAACTGACCCGCATGCAGACCCTCGAAAAGCCGGCTCGGCTGCCGAGATCGCAGGCTTTGCTTCACTTGCCGTTTATATCGCGAGCTGCGGTTTTGCGATCCTTCTCATCCTGCATATCGTGTAA
- a CDS encoding polysaccharide deacetylase family protein, producing MKPIASLSLDLDNKWSYMKTHGDAEWESFPTYLDVIVPRALAFLAERKLDITFFVVGQDAALEKNRDAIASIASAGHEIGNHSFNHEPWLHLYSKMELSEEFERTENAIFDVTGKRTVGFRGPGYSLSPTVLEVMAERGYEYDCSTLPTYIAPLARAYYFFKSPEMSDEEREKRKKLFGKFSDGFRSLKPYSWQVGSGSMIEIPVTTLPIFKTPIHASYLLYLSTFSKTAARFYWKSALAMCRMTDVQPSILLHPLDFLTGDDVPELKFFPAMGMQIEQKLSLMAEFIDEFAARFSITTMREHAQSLANQPIKALDYGKQPA from the coding sequence ATGAAACCGATAGCAAGCTTATCGCTCGACCTCGACAATAAATGGTCGTACATGAAAACGCACGGTGATGCCGAATGGGAATCGTTCCCGACGTATCTCGATGTGATCGTGCCGCGTGCTCTTGCGTTCCTGGCGGAGCGAAAGCTTGATATTACGTTCTTCGTCGTCGGCCAAGACGCGGCGCTAGAGAAAAATCGCGATGCGATCGCCTCGATCGCTTCTGCCGGGCACGAAATCGGAAATCACTCGTTCAATCACGAACCGTGGCTGCATCTTTATTCGAAAATGGAGCTTTCCGAGGAATTTGAACGGACCGAGAATGCGATCTTTGACGTGACCGGCAAACGAACTGTCGGCTTTCGCGGCCCAGGTTATAGCCTCAGCCCAACGGTACTTGAGGTCATGGCAGAACGCGGCTATGAATATGATTGTTCGACGCTGCCGACCTATATCGCTCCGCTTGCGAGAGCATATTACTTTTTCAAATCGCCCGAGATGTCCGACGAGGAACGCGAGAAGCGTAAGAAATTGTTCGGCAAATTCTCCGACGGCTTTCGTAGTCTAAAACCCTATTCATGGCAAGTCGGTTCCGGCTCGATGATCGAGATCCCGGTCACGACGCTCCCGATATTCAAGACACCGATCCACGCAAGCTATCTTTTATATCTCTCGACGTTTTCGAAGACGGCCGCTCGGTTTTATTGGAAATCGGCTCTTGCGATGTGCCGAATGACGGATGTTCAGCCGTCGATATTGCTTCATCCGCTCGACTTCCTGACTGGTGACGATGTACCGGAATTGAAGTTCTTCCCTGCGATGGGCATGCAGATCGAACAAAAGCTCTCGCTGATGGCCGAATTCATTGACGAATTTGCCGCCAGATTCTCGATCACCACGATGCGTGAACATGCCCAAAGTCTCGCAAACCAGCCGATAAAGGCTCTGGATTATGGAAAACAACCGGCTTGA
- the def gene encoding peptide deformylase, with protein MAVRKITEYPEEVLGKLGQPVRQFDADLAELCADMYDTMYEAEGVGLAAPQIGLNLRLFVMDCDGIKLIAANPEIVHTEGEQSSQEGCLSLGKVPAVVVRPMKARLRAQDEKGDWFEREAEGYAARAFLHETDHCDGKLFIDRLPKMRRDMVVKRFKKEKNWK; from the coding sequence ATGGCCGTCAGAAAGATCACAGAATATCCCGAAGAAGTACTAGGGAAGCTCGGACAGCCGGTAAGGCAATTTGACGCTGACCTCGCCGAATTGTGTGCCGATATGTACGACACCATGTACGAAGCCGAAGGCGTCGGCCTCGCCGCACCGCAGATCGGGCTAAATTTGCGTCTTTTTGTGATGGACTGCGACGGTATTAAGCTGATCGCCGCGAACCCGGAGATCGTTCATACCGAAGGCGAGCAATCCAGCCAGGAAGGCTGCCTTTCGCTCGGAAAGGTCCCCGCCGTCGTCGTCCGCCCAATGAAAGCCCGTCTCAGGGCACAGGACGAAAAGGGCGATTGGTTCGAACGAGAAGCCGAGGGCTACGCCGCCCGCGCATTTCTTCACGAGACCGACCACTGCGACGGCAAACTCTTCATCGACCGCCTTCCGAAAATGCGTCGCGATATGGTAGTCAAACGATTTAAGAAAGAGAAAAATTGGAAATAG
- a CDS encoding FAD-dependent oxidoreductase, protein MNEDTRPIAIIGAGLAGLTAARYLHDRGVPFILFEAGQKIAGLAASFKDDEGFSYDFGAHFVTNRLADAIGVGDECLTVKHYGEVVYLGGKLYSYPFGLVRVPRMTMSAIKTKLSGNGHKPSSAAEWFRKNYGPALADEVALPLIEAWSGAKADDLSAAVGESLPGSIAKTLYLKAASKVTGRAVACGYNREKPESAAVYHVYPEKGVSTLCEKLADGLTDHIRLDTPVEEIIVENERVVALMAGGERYDVSAVVSTAPANILAKLVTGTNALDDFRSFRYRPMIFVNMKFEGRGLLPDTVLWFPEKEFPFFRLTEATLSMPWLAPEGKTMITVDIGCEKCDEFWEMPEEKMIEMCLENLSRVVPEARGKFLGAKILKTPIAYPVYLNEYETARKAFERSTNIDNLLSIGRNGEFSHIFMEDVYWRTRKKVGALVDSL, encoded by the coding sequence ATGAACGAAGACACACGACCAATTGCCATTATCGGAGCCGGCCTCGCCGGATTGACCGCCGCGAGGTACCTACACGACCGAGGTGTTCCATTCATCTTGTTCGAAGCCGGACAAAAGATCGCAGGCCTCGCCGCAAGTTTTAAGGACGACGAAGGGTTCAGTTATGATTTCGGTGCACATTTTGTCACGAACCGTTTGGCTGACGCGATCGGCGTTGGCGATGAATGTTTGACCGTTAAACACTATGGCGAGGTTGTTTATCTTGGGGGCAAATTGTATTCATATCCGTTCGGCCTCGTCAGGGTGCCTCGTATGACTATGAGTGCGATCAAGACAAAATTGTCCGGAAACGGCCACAAGCCATCATCCGCCGCAGAATGGTTCAGAAAGAACTACGGCCCTGCCTTGGCTGACGAGGTCGCTCTGCCGCTTATCGAGGCATGGTCGGGGGCAAAGGCAGACGATCTTTCAGCCGCCGTCGGCGAAAGCCTGCCGGGAAGTATCGCGAAAACGCTCTACCTGAAAGCCGCCAGCAAAGTAACCGGCCGTGCCGTTGCCTGCGGTTACAATCGGGAAAAGCCGGAATCTGCTGCCGTTTACCACGTCTATCCCGAGAAAGGCGTCTCGACACTCTGCGAGAAGCTTGCTGACGGACTCACGGACCACATAAGGCTCGATACACCAGTCGAGGAGATCATCGTCGAAAACGAAAGGGTTGTCGCTCTAATGGCCGGGGGCGAACGATACGATGTCTCAGCTGTGGTCAGTACGGCTCCCGCCAATATTCTGGCCAAGCTTGTGACCGGAACGAACGCCCTTGATGACTTCAGGTCATTTCGATATCGGCCGATGATCTTCGTGAATATGAAGTTCGAAGGCCGTGGCCTATTGCCGGACACCGTTTTGTGGTTCCCTGAAAAGGAGTTTCCATTTTTCCGCCTTACCGAGGCAACGCTTTCAATGCCCTGGCTCGCTCCGGAAGGAAAGACCATGATCACTGTCGATATTGGCTGCGAAAAGTGCGATGAGTTTTGGGAAATGCCCGAGGAAAAAATGATCGAGATGTGTCTCGAGAATCTTTCCCGCGTGGTTCCCGAGGCTCGAGGAAAGTTCCTCGGAGCCAAGATACTGAAAACGCCGATCGCCTATCCGGTTTACCTTAACGAATACGAAACGGCACGTAAGGCGTTTGAACGATCGACCAATATTGATAACCTCTTGTCGATCGGCCGAAACGGCGAATTCTCTCATATCTTTATGGAAGATGTGTATTGGCGGACGCGAAAAAAGGTCGGAGCTCTGGTAGATTCGTTGTGA
- a CDS encoding class I SAM-dependent methyltransferase codes for MENNRLELTPAICCLCGADDAEAIGVGFDYEYKTTDDRFSAVQCRKCSLVYLDPRPTLADMETIYPAEYHACDFSKEDYGLVHKIRSRLEARRLLDYCGPLPDGARILDVGCGDGFHLRLLREFGNKTWELEGIDLDRRAIEAAESSGLKVHFGSVESLDLDNGSYDLIFMIQTIEHVERPDEIMSAIFRLLKTGGRLVIVTDNTDSIDFGLFKSSYWGGYHFPRHLCLFNKVSLTRLGENAGFRVASLTTLVSPVNWVYSIHNALVDKRAPKFLIDRFTLRSVVSLSAFTLLDIALQKAKRGALLLANLQKPQAN; via the coding sequence ATGGAAAACAACCGGCTTGAACTTACTCCGGCAATTTGCTGTCTCTGCGGTGCGGACGACGCCGAAGCGATCGGCGTCGGTTTTGACTATGAATACAAAACGACTGACGACCGTTTTTCCGCCGTTCAATGCCGAAAGTGTTCGTTAGTTTACCTAGATCCGAGGCCGACGCTGGCCGATATGGAGACGATCTACCCGGCCGAATATCATGCATGCGATTTTTCCAAGGAGGATTACGGCCTGGTACACAAGATCCGTTCGCGGCTCGAGGCACGCCGGTTGTTGGATTATTGCGGGCCTTTGCCGGACGGAGCCCGGATCCTAGATGTAGGCTGTGGCGACGGTTTTCACTTGCGGCTGCTCCGCGAATTTGGGAACAAGACATGGGAACTTGAAGGCATCGATCTCGATCGACGCGCGATCGAGGCGGCCGAAAGTTCAGGGTTGAAAGTCCATTTCGGTAGTGTCGAATCGCTAGATCTCGATAACGGCAGTTACGATCTCATCTTCATGATCCAAACGATCGAGCACGTGGAGCGTCCAGATGAGATCATGTCTGCGATCTTTCGCCTGCTCAAAACGGGCGGCCGTTTGGTGATCGTTACCGACAATACCGATTCCATCGATTTTGGCCTTTTTAAAAGCAGCTATTGGGGCGGCTATCATTTCCCGCGGCATTTATGTCTATTCAACAAAGTCTCGCTCACAAGACTCGGAGAGAACGCCGGTTTTAGGGTCGCGAGTCTTACCACGCTCGTAAGCCCTGTTAACTGGGTCTATTCGATCCATAATGCACTCGTCGATAAGCGGGCTCCGAAATTTCTGATCGACCGCTTTACGCTTCGATCGGTCGTCTCGCTTTCGGCATTTACCCTTCTCGATATTGCTTTGCAAAAGGCAAAACGCGGGGCACTGCTCCTTGCGAATCTGCAGAAACCGCAAGCAAATTAA
- a CDS encoding NAD(P)/FAD-dependent oxidoreductase, producing MTQNIAIVGSGFLGLTLALRLAERGDTVTLLESAGEIGGLASAWEIGDVTWDRHYHVTLASDANTRKIVEELGLGNDFNWVETKTGFYTDGELVSMSDTMEFLRFPPLGLISKLRLGATIFFASRLRDWKALEKIPVENWLTKLSGKRTFEKIWKPLLKAKLGEAYKDVSAAFIWATIQRMYAARNSGLKKEMFGYVRGGYARVLERFGEVLTEKGVEIRLNSKVEEVEKLSNGRLQVHTAATRRRTDKKGRLYPQKAKYARVLPAVAVSGFSSGFLSEPALPASRRMQGEANTFDKVILTCPSNVAAKMVPQLSVNEKQDLENIRYQGIVCASVLMKCSLSKYYVTNITDEAPFTGVIEMSALVDKKEFGRNALIYLPKYVASDDELFDKSDEDIERSFLAGLEQMYVHFRRKDVLAFKVSRVRQVFPLPVLNYSESLPPAKTSIDGLYVINSSHIVNGTLNVNETIALAENFRGEIEAETRPVGSVLHQR from the coding sequence ATGACCCAAAACATCGCTATCGTCGGTTCCGGTTTTCTTGGTTTAACGCTTGCATTGCGCCTTGCGGAACGTGGCGATACCGTGACGTTGCTCGAATCGGCCGGTGAGATCGGCGGCCTGGCATCGGCATGGGAGATCGGCGATGTCACTTGGGACAGGCATTATCACGTCACGCTCGCATCTGATGCGAACACGCGAAAGATCGTTGAGGAACTCGGACTTGGAAACGATTTCAATTGGGTCGAAACAAAGACCGGATTCTACACTGACGGCGAACTCGTTTCGATGTCCGACACTATGGAATTTCTGCGGTTTCCACCGCTTGGTCTCATTAGCAAACTTCGGCTCGGAGCAACGATATTTTTCGCATCACGCTTAAGGGATTGGAAAGCACTCGAAAAGATCCCGGTCGAGAACTGGCTGACCAAGCTCTCAGGCAAGAGGACGTTCGAAAAGATATGGAAGCCGTTGCTCAAAGCCAAGCTCGGCGAGGCATACAAAGACGTGTCTGCTGCGTTTATTTGGGCGACGATCCAGCGGATGTACGCAGCCCGCAACTCGGGGCTCAAAAAAGAAATGTTCGGCTACGTCCGCGGCGGCTATGCACGGGTGCTTGAGCGTTTCGGCGAAGTTTTGACGGAAAAAGGCGTCGAGATCAGGCTCAATTCCAAGGTCGAAGAGGTCGAAAAACTCTCAAACGGCCGGTTACAGGTCCATACGGCGGCGACCCGAAGGCGGACTGACAAGAAAGGGCGTTTGTACCCGCAGAAGGCCAAATACGCCCGTGTTCTGCCAGCGGTCGCTGTCTCGGGTTTCTCGAGCGGATTCTTGTCCGAACCTGCATTACCCGCCTCTCGGCGAATGCAGGGGGAGGCAAACACATTCGACAAGGTGATACTGACTTGCCCGTCAAATGTCGCAGCGAAAATGGTTCCGCAATTGTCGGTGAATGAAAAGCAGGACCTGGAAAATATTCGATATCAGGGTATCGTCTGCGCATCGGTACTGATGAAATGCTCGCTATCCAAATATTACGTCACAAACATCACCGACGAAGCTCCGTTCACGGGCGTGATCGAGATGTCCGCACTCGTTGATAAAAAAGAATTTGGCCGCAATGCCCTTATCTATCTGCCAAAATATGTCGCGTCCGACGATGAGCTTTTTGATAAGTCGGACGAGGATATCGAAAGATCATTCCTCGCCGGCCTCGAACAAATGTACGTGCATTTCCGACGGAAGGACGTGCTGGCGTTCAAGGTATCGCGTGTTCGGCAGGTGTTTCCGCTGCCGGTCCTAAATTATTCCGAATCGCTCCCGCCTGCAAAAACGTCGATCGACGGCCTGTATGTCATCAATTCGTCGCACATCGTCAACGGCACGCTGAACGTCAACGAAACGATCGCGTTGGCAGAGAATTTTCGTGGGGAGATAGAGGCAGAAACACGACCGGTAGGGAGTGTGCTTCATCAACGTTGA